In a genomic window of Streptomyces sp. SJL17-4:
- a CDS encoding HAD family hydrolase, translating into MPAANQTPNAITAPVLVASDLDRTLIYSSAALALGMPDAQAPRLLCVEVHESKPLSYMTEHAAGLLARLTEEAVFVPTTTRTRKQYQRIQLPGSAPKYAICANGGHLLVNGVTDADWHASVMLRLAEECAPLSEVRAYLTATTDLSWVRKHRVAEDLFAYLVVERERLPVDWLERFGAWAGERGWTVSLQGRKVYAVPKPLTKSAAVREVARRIGTSLTLAAGDSLLDADLLLAADRAWRPGHGELADSDWTAPHLDVLAERGVAAGEEILRRFRAAAAV; encoded by the coding sequence ACGCGATCACCGCCCCCGTCCTGGTGGCGAGCGACCTCGACCGCACCCTCATCTACTCGTCCGCGGCCCTCGCCCTCGGCATGCCGGACGCCCAGGCGCCCCGGCTGCTCTGCGTCGAGGTCCACGAGTCCAAGCCGCTCTCGTACATGACCGAGCACGCGGCGGGGCTCCTGGCGAGACTGACGGAAGAAGCCGTCTTCGTCCCCACCACCACCCGGACGCGCAAGCAGTACCAGCGCATCCAACTCCCCGGCAGCGCACCGAAGTACGCGATCTGCGCCAACGGCGGGCACCTCCTCGTCAACGGCGTCACCGACGCCGACTGGCACGCCTCCGTGATGCTCAGGCTCGCCGAGGAATGCGCACCGCTCTCCGAGGTCCGCGCCTACCTCACCGCGACCACGGACCTGTCCTGGGTACGCAAGCACCGCGTCGCCGAGGACCTGTTCGCGTACCTCGTCGTCGAGCGGGAGCGGCTGCCCGTGGACTGGCTGGAGCGCTTCGGCGCCTGGGCGGGGGAGCGGGGCTGGACGGTCTCGCTCCAGGGCCGCAAGGTGTACGCCGTACCGAAGCCGCTCACCAAGAGCGCGGCCGTCCGCGAGGTCGCCCGCCGCATCGGCACGTCGCTCACCCTGGCCGCGGGCGACTCGCTCCTCGACGCGGACCTGCTGCTCGCCGCGGACCGGGCGTGGCGCCCGGGCCACGGCGAACTGGCCGACAGCGACTGGACGGCCCCCCACCTGGACGTCCTCGCGGAACGCGGGGTCGCGGCGGGCGAGGAGATCCTGCGCCGCTTCAGGGCGGCGGCCGCCGTCTAG
- a CDS encoding zinc ribbon domain-containing protein: MPRYEFRCRTCGDTFELSRPMAESSDPASCPAGHDDTVKLLSAVAVGGSASAAPAPSGGGGGGGCCGGGCCS, translated from the coding sequence ATGCCTCGTTACGAATTCCGCTGCCGGACCTGCGGCGACACGTTTGAGCTCAGCCGGCCCATGGCCGAGTCCTCCGACCCGGCCTCCTGCCCCGCCGGGCACGACGACACCGTGAAGCTGCTCTCGGCCGTGGCCGTCGGCGGCTCCGCCTCCGCCGCCCCCGCGCCGAGCGGTGGCGGGGGTGGCGGAGGCTGCTGCGGTGGCGGTTGCTGCAGCTGA
- a CDS encoding DUF4097 family beta strand repeat-containing protein: protein MAAVRRPFRVLLASGGALVASLALVGCGSADVGEAPVERKTFAFDGDALTVDSDDSELVITAADIDDVRVERQVDGWVFMGSGPEPEWKLVDGKLTLRVDCDGVASDCDAVHRIQVPRDVAVTVENDNGRVTAEGFATPMKVRSDNGDVRVRKAGGALDLGTDNGDVAVEAGATAPEVVARSDNGDVRITLGTVPRHVDVVTDNGDVHVSVPTAEYEVTGASDNGDVRIDVPRRDKSEHTVNVRSDNGDVSVLTAN from the coding sequence ATGGCCGCTGTACGTCGTCCGTTCCGGGTCCTGCTCGCCTCCGGTGGGGCGCTCGTCGCCTCTCTCGCGCTCGTCGGGTGCGGCTCGGCCGATGTCGGGGAGGCGCCCGTGGAGCGGAAGACGTTCGCCTTCGACGGGGACGCCCTCACCGTCGACTCCGACGACTCCGAGCTCGTGATCACCGCCGCCGACATCGACGACGTACGCGTCGAGCGGCAGGTCGACGGGTGGGTGTTCATGGGGTCGGGGCCAGAGCCCGAGTGGAAGCTCGTCGACGGGAAGCTGACCCTGCGGGTCGACTGCGACGGTGTCGCCTCCGACTGTGACGCGGTCCACCGGATCCAGGTCCCCCGCGACGTCGCCGTCACCGTCGAGAACGACAACGGCCGCGTCACCGCCGAGGGCTTCGCCACCCCGATGAAGGTGCGCTCCGACAACGGCGACGTGCGCGTGCGCAAGGCCGGCGGTGCGCTCGACCTGGGCACCGACAACGGCGACGTCGCCGTCGAGGCCGGAGCCACCGCACCCGAGGTCGTCGCCCGCTCCGACAACGGCGACGTACGCATCACCCTCGGCACCGTCCCCCGTCACGTCGACGTCGTCACCGACAACGGCGACGTCCACGTCTCCGTCCCCACCGCCGAGTACGAGGTGACCGGCGCCAGCGACAACGGCGACGTCCGGATCGACGTCCCCCGCCGCGACAAGAGCGAGCACACCGTGAACGTCCGCAGCGACAACGGTGACGTCTCCGTCCTCACGGCGAACTGA
- a CDS encoding SMI1/KNR4 family protein encodes MMTGMNTEACDPAELAALREIFSSRPEAAPPAGWEAVWSFEAEHGIVLPEPYRTFVAEVCDGLRAGPPYYGLLPLAQTPPDWGSGRPERLLAEPFPLTAAWPWEADGDEEALSVEEFEARTDPVFDHGSLLLGTDGCGMYWHLIVTGPQRGQVWQIAGEGAMPFGPESPDAVMPGVPGFAGWATHWAQGRSWFEGT; translated from the coding sequence ATGATGACGGGCATGAACACGGAAGCCTGCGACCCGGCCGAGCTGGCCGCCCTCCGCGAGATCTTCTCGTCCCGCCCCGAGGCGGCGCCGCCGGCCGGGTGGGAGGCGGTGTGGTCCTTCGAGGCGGAGCACGGCATCGTGCTCCCGGAGCCGTATCGCACGTTCGTGGCAGAGGTCTGCGACGGACTGCGTGCCGGGCCGCCCTACTACGGTCTGCTGCCTCTCGCGCAGACGCCCCCGGACTGGGGCTCCGGCCGCCCCGAACGCCTGCTTGCCGAGCCCTTTCCGCTCACGGCGGCGTGGCCGTGGGAGGCGGACGGCGACGAGGAGGCGCTGTCGGTGGAGGAGTTCGAGGCGCGGACGGACCCCGTGTTCGACCACGGCTCGCTGCTGCTGGGCACCGACGGCTGCGGCATGTACTGGCACTTGATCGTCACCGGCCCGCAGCGAGGTCAGGTCTGGCAGATCGCCGGGGAGGGGGCCATGCCTTTCGGTCCCGAGTCGCCTGATGCCGTGATGCCGGGCGTCCCCGGCTTCGCGGGCTGGGCCACGCACTGGGCTCAGGGCCGCTCCTGGTTCGAGGGGACCTGA
- a CDS encoding DUF4231 domain-containing protein has product MAEVGDAPEPGVQGGEMTAQRYIETRLCQYQGWYDVKATRMKAMHLRMRTVSVVGGALVPVFVNLDLAFARVTATVLSVVVVAAVSLESVYRYREQWKNYRSTEQLLGHERVYFETKVGPYRNLPKRDAFSMLVARVEKAIANENSATLNVMTLGGQVNSDVQQHGQHGQHGIPVAREPEAGEKAEK; this is encoded by the coding sequence ATGGCTGAGGTGGGGGACGCGCCCGAACCCGGGGTGCAGGGCGGCGAGATGACGGCGCAGCGGTATATCGAGACGAGGCTCTGCCAGTACCAGGGCTGGTACGACGTCAAGGCGACCCGGATGAAGGCGATGCATCTGCGGATGCGGACCGTCTCCGTCGTCGGTGGTGCGCTCGTGCCCGTGTTCGTGAATCTGGATCTGGCCTTCGCGCGGGTCACCGCCACCGTGCTGAGCGTCGTGGTCGTCGCCGCCGTGTCGCTGGAGAGCGTCTACCGGTACCGCGAGCAGTGGAAGAACTACCGGTCCACCGAGCAGCTGCTCGGGCACGAGCGGGTCTACTTCGAGACCAAGGTCGGGCCGTACCGCAACCTGCCGAAGCGGGACGCGTTCTCGATGCTCGTCGCCCGGGTCGAGAAGGCCATCGCCAACGAGAACTCCGCCACCCTGAACGTCATGACACTCGGCGGGCAGGTCAACTCCGACGTCCAGCAGCACGGGCAGCACGGGCAGCACGGCATTCCGGTCGCCCGGGAGCCCGAGGCCGGGGAGAAGGCAGAGAAGTAG
- a CDS encoding lamin tail domain-containing protein: MLRARTFAAVTAAAASGILLLPTQAQAAGSVHLYKIYYDSPGTDRRSNTSLNAEYVQIRNTTGAAVNLRGWTLTDAANHKYTFGNFVLGKGKIVTVRTGRGTNSATNVYQNRGAYVWNNDRDTATLKKSNGARIDTCAYNSTRVDYKWC, translated from the coding sequence ATGCTTCGCGCACGCACGTTCGCGGCCGTGACCGCGGCCGCCGCCTCCGGCATCCTGCTGCTGCCCACGCAGGCACAGGCCGCCGGCTCGGTCCACCTGTACAAGATCTACTACGACAGCCCGGGTACGGACCGCCGCTCGAACACGAGCCTCAACGCCGAGTACGTACAGATACGCAACACGACCGGCGCGGCGGTCAACCTGCGCGGCTGGACGCTGACGGACGCAGCGAACCACAAGTACACGTTCGGCAACTTCGTCCTCGGCAAGGGCAAGATCGTGACGGTCCGCACGGGCCGCGGCACGAACTCGGCCACGAACGTCTACCAGAACCGCGGCGCGTACGTCTGGAACAACGACCGTGACACCGCGACGCTGAAGAAGTCGAACGGCGCGCGGATCGACACCTGCGCGTACAACTCGACGCGGGTCGACTACAAGTGGTGCTGA
- a CDS encoding MBL fold metallo-hydrolase, with protein sequence MFDASLRITVLGSATPFARPGNPCSGYLVEGGGVRVWVDAGSGTLAELQRHVALGDVDAVWISHLHADHSADLLTFFYALLYAGLEPDLPVPLFGPAGIADRLAGFLTNGPDRSPVERAFGVQELYDGHVARVGGLTLTSRAVEHGLPAFALRVEDEDGRSLVYSGDCEPCPSLVELARDCDLFVCEADGDTPGHHSAAQAGATAAEAGVGRLVLTHVGPALPPGEAVARAAEAYTGDIAHADPGLRFDVTRRSRTPGRTTTSPASSR encoded by the coding sequence ATGTTCGACGCGTCCTTGCGGATCACCGTGCTCGGGTCCGCCACCCCCTTCGCCCGGCCGGGCAACCCCTGCTCCGGCTATCTCGTCGAGGGCGGCGGGGTGCGCGTCTGGGTCGACGCCGGCAGCGGCACACTCGCCGAACTCCAGCGGCACGTGGCCCTCGGTGACGTCGACGCCGTGTGGATCTCCCACCTGCACGCCGATCACTCCGCCGATCTGCTCACCTTCTTCTACGCCCTGCTCTACGCGGGACTCGAGCCGGACCTGCCCGTGCCCCTCTTCGGGCCCGCCGGGATCGCCGATCGGCTCGCCGGGTTCCTCACCAACGGCCCCGACCGCAGTCCTGTCGAACGGGCCTTCGGCGTCCAGGAGTTGTACGACGGTCATGTCGCCCGCGTCGGTGGCCTGACCCTGACCTCCCGCGCCGTCGAGCACGGGCTTCCCGCCTTCGCGCTGCGCGTGGAGGACGAGGACGGGCGCTCGCTCGTCTACTCCGGGGACTGCGAGCCCTGCCCCTCCCTCGTCGAACTCGCCCGCGACTGCGACCTGTTCGTGTGCGAGGCGGACGGCGACACCCCCGGACACCATTCCGCCGCGCAGGCCGGCGCCACCGCGGCCGAGGCCGGGGTCGGGCGGCTCGTCCTGACCCATGTGGGGCCGGCGCTCCCGCCCGGGGAAGCCGTCGCGCGGGCCGCCGAGGCGTACACGGGTGACATCGCCCACGCCGATCCCGGGCTCCGGTTCGACGTCACGCGTCGAAGTCGTACTCCAGGACGTACGACGACGAGTCCAGCGTCATCTCGTTGA
- a CDS encoding DUF2277 domain-containing protein produces MCRSIKTLRPPALPEEATEDDIRAAALQYVRKVSGFRAPAAHNREVFERAVDDIADATARLLDGLEVRGAHPAVRRQAREPQPDAV; encoded by the coding sequence ATGTGCCGCAGCATCAAGACGCTCCGACCGCCCGCGCTGCCCGAGGAGGCGACCGAGGACGACATCCGCGCCGCCGCCCTGCAGTACGTCCGCAAGGTCTCCGGGTTCCGCGCCCCCGCCGCCCACAACCGCGAGGTCTTCGAGCGGGCCGTGGACGACATCGCCGACGCGACCGCGAGACTTCTCGACGGCCTGGAGGTACGGGGTGCCCACCCCGCCGTCAGGAGGCAGGCGCGGGAGCCGCAGCCGGACGCCGTATGA
- a CDS encoding VTT domain-containing protein: MLDSLGSLRSLTAGPWIYAVVATSILLDVFLPVLPSGFLVITAATAAASATAATPDVPSLLPLLLCAATASVLGDFLAYRLALRGGARLDRTIARSRRLSLAQERLGTALARGGGLLVVLARFAPAGRSVVSLGAGAAKRRVEEFLPWSALAGVTWASYSVGLGWLGGQWLGATWFSAGVSTLALFLAGGLAAYLIRRPAAAPAPAS; encoded by the coding sequence CTGCTCGACAGCCTTGGCTCGCTGCGGTCGCTCACCGCCGGTCCATGGATCTACGCGGTGGTGGCGACGTCGATCCTGCTCGACGTCTTCCTGCCCGTGCTGCCGAGCGGCTTCCTGGTGATCACCGCGGCCACGGCGGCGGCGTCGGCCACCGCGGCCACCCCCGACGTACCGTCTCTCCTCCCCCTGCTCCTCTGCGCGGCCACGGCCTCGGTGCTCGGCGATTTCCTGGCGTACCGGCTGGCGCTACGGGGCGGCGCCAGGCTCGACCGGACGATCGCCCGGTCCCGGCGCCTGTCCCTGGCGCAGGAACGTCTCGGCACCGCGCTGGCACGGGGCGGCGGGCTGCTCGTCGTCCTCGCGCGCTTCGCACCGGCGGGCCGCTCGGTGGTCTCACTGGGCGCGGGCGCGGCGAAGCGGCGCGTGGAGGAGTTCCTGCCGTGGTCGGCCCTGGCGGGCGTGACCTGGGCCTCGTACAGCGTGGGGCTCGGCTGGCTGGGCGGGCAGTGGCTGGGCGCGACCTGGTTCAGCGCGGGGGTGTCGACCCTCGCGCTCTTCCTGGCGGGCGGGCTCGCCGCCTACCTCATACGGCGTCCGGCTGCGGCTCCCGCGCCTGCCTCCTGA
- a CDS encoding DoxX family protein, whose translation MATPNTLNSPNGPNSPNSPDQGNAKNRPGGVSTLSGRLDQSQPYALGLFRIVVGLLFACHGAASLFGVLGGAMGGGTIPAGTWPGWYAAVIQLGAGGLVLLGLGTRSAAFLASGSMAYAYFKVHQPEALFPLQNGGETSALFCWAFVLLVFTGPGALALDSLFRGRVGAGSTAHRTSAEREDREEQATPATA comes from the coding sequence ATGGCCACCCCGAACACCCTGAACAGTCCGAACGGCCCGAACAGCCCGAACAGCCCCGACCAGGGCAACGCGAAGAATCGACCCGGCGGTGTGAGCACCCTCTCGGGCCGCCTCGACCAGTCGCAGCCGTACGCGCTGGGCCTCTTCCGCATTGTCGTCGGCCTGCTCTTCGCCTGTCACGGCGCCGCCTCGCTCTTCGGCGTCCTCGGTGGCGCGATGGGCGGCGGGACGATCCCGGCCGGCACCTGGCCGGGCTGGTACGCCGCCGTGATCCAGCTCGGCGCGGGCGGCCTGGTCCTGCTCGGCCTGGGCACCCGGAGCGCCGCGTTCCTCGCCTCGGGCTCGATGGCGTACGCGTACTTCAAGGTCCACCAGCCGGAGGCACTCTTCCCGCTGCAGAACGGCGGCGAGACCTCGGCGCTGTTCTGCTGGGCCTTCGTGCTGCTCGTGTTCACCGGGCCGGGCGCGCTGGCGCTCGACAGCCTCTTCCGCGGCCGGGTCGGCGCGGGCTCCACGGCGCACCGGACGAGCGCGGAGCGCGAGGACCGCGAGGAGCAGGCCACCCCGGCCACGGCCTGA